TTGGAGCGGATCGAGCAGAAGTTCCAGGAGAAGTTAAACTTTGCAGATACCTGCAAAGATAAACTGTTTCATGTGTTTCAGCAGCCATTAACTGAAGAAGAGGCATGGGCTTTGAAATATGTGTATGCCTACATGCCAGTGAACGACCTGGCTGATTATGATGGGGAACTGTTCCTCAGTCATGTGCGTCGGGCACTGGACATTCGCAAGCGTGTGCCTTGGGGGGAGCGCGTACCAGATCATCTGTTTCTGCATTTTGTGCTTCCCTATCGAATCAATACAGAGAATATTGAAGATTTCCGTGGCATTATCTTTGACGAGTTGGCCGACCGGACAGCGAAGTTATCCATGGCGGATGCCATTTTGGAGACCAATTACTGGTGTCATGAAAAAGCGACTTATATTGGCAGTGATCTGCGAACGATATCGCCACTGACGATGATTCGAAATGCCCGCGGCCGCTGTGGAGAAGAATCCACGCTGGCGGTAGCCGCTCTTCGTAGCATCGGCATACCTGCCCGTCAGGTCTACACACCACGCTGGGCTCACTGTGACAGCAATCATGCTTGGGTAGAAGCCTGGGCGGACGGCCAATGGTATTACATTGGGGCATGCGAACCGGAAGCCGGATTGAATCAAGGATGGTTCAGTCCACCAGCCCGCAGGGCCATGCTGATTAATACGAGAATATTTGCCGACTATCCGGGACCGGAGGATATAACACTCTCCGAGAAGGGATATACGGAGATCAATTTACTGGAGAACTATGCGCCAGCGCATACCATCTGCGTGAAGGTGATAAATGAGCAGGGTGCGCCCGTGTTTGAAGCGAGTGTCCGCTTTGAGGTATACAATAGTGCTGAATTTTATCCGATCGCCGAAATCAAGACGGACGCACAAGGAGAAGCTTCCTTTAAGACAGGTCATGGCGACCTAGTGATTCGTGCGGTTAGTGGTGGCAAGTGGGGTGAAATTCTATTCAAAGCTCAGGAAGTCGCTCATGTTGAGCTCGTGTTGAATTCGTTAGAGCAGCCATCAGGGATCTTGGATTTTGATATGGTTCCTCCTCCGGAAGGGGAGGGAGAGGTAGTGGCTTCGTTACCAGAAGAGAAGATCCTGAATCACAACCGCCGCCTGGAAGAAGGTACGAAGATTCGGAGTGGATATGAGGATACATTCCTGAGTGAGGAAGATGCATTTGCATTGGCTCATACAACTGGACTGCCTCCGGAGCGCGTACGGGATATTCTACAGAAGGCACGGGGCAACAGCCGCGAAATCGCTGCTTTCCTAGAGGGGCGTTCCGGTGAATTTGGCGAGTGGCCACTACAGTTGCTGGAGTCGATGAACGAAAAAGATTTGATCGACACTTTTCGGCCGACACTGGACGATCATCTTATAGGTTCACTCTCGCAGCGTGGACAATGGGCAGAAGAGACGTTTGTGAAGTACATCCTGTGCCCAAGAGTCTCCTATGAAATGATGGTGCCTTATCGATCCGTATTCCAGAATGCTTATTCCGAGGAAGAAGCAGCGGCGTTCAGGGAAGATCCTTCGAAGCTTGTATGCAAGCTGGAACAGAGCTATTCGTATTATGAGGATCTCCCTAACCTGAAAGGTAAGGGAAACCCTGTAGGTACTTACAGCCTGATGAAAGGAGATCCACAGTCGCTCGATTTTCTGTTTGTCGCGGTGTGTCGCAGTTTGGGCATTCCGGCCCGATTGCATCCGAGCGAGCAGAAACCGCAGTATCTTAGTGACAAAGGCTGGGAGGATGCGGTGTTCAGTCTAACTTCTTCTCGAAATCAGGAGAGCTCAAGCTGGGGAATGCTGCAACTTCTCAAGGATTCAGAGGCTCGAGAGGATGTGCCGTCAGCATCCTATGCGGAGAATTTCTCGTTGGCCCGTCTGGAGGATGGCGTGTACAAAACGCTGATTTATCCATATGGTCACACCGATATCTATAGTGATCCATTTGAGGTTGAACCGGGAGCTTATCGCTTAACGACCGGTATTCGTCTGAAAGATGGAACGGTAAGAGTCCGCTTCATTTACTGCACCGTTCGCGCCGGAGACACCACAGAGGTAGTACTGACTTATCGCGAGACAGTGGTAGACATCCCTGTGCTGGGCAAACTGGCAACCGGCAATGAGTTGACTCGTCTGGATGGTTCAGAGGTGGTACTGAAGGATCTTTTGGGAGCTGAGGGGGCCATTGCTGCTTGGATTGAACCAGAACGGGAACCGACCAAACATCTGATTCGTGAGCTGTGTGAGCTGGCTGAGCCGTTGGATAAACTGGGCGTGCCGATCGTGCTGGTGATCGGAGATACAGAATGGAGCACCTCCTTTGACTCTGGGGCTTATCCGAAGCTGCCGATACGTACGATTTTTGTACGGGATTCCAGCTATGCGTCCTTGTCCGGTTTCATCTCGAAACCTGCCGCTCACGAAGCGGGCTATCCGCATCTGTTCGTGCTGGATAATCAGGATCAAATCCGATACTCGGCCTCTGGGTACAAGATCGGTACAGGCAAGGAAGCTCTGCAGATTGCTGCTGCGATATTTCAATCATTGAATGGATCGGAGTGAAGAGGATGACGAAATATATTGCTGCTGGTTATGTCGTCGATTCTGTTCTTCCCGACATGACGGATGAGGATCTGTTGAAGTTGACCCATCTGAATGTAGCCTTTGGACATGTCAAGAATGATGAAATCACCACCGAGCATTTAAAAAACGGAGAGGTTATCCGTAATATTAAGCGGAAGCATCCGAATCTAACGGTGCTGCTGTCCGTTGGCGGATGGAGCGCTGGTGGTTTCTCTGAAGCCGCCTCAACCCAAGCGGGGAGGGACAGCATGGCCGCATCAGCGGTTAGGGTGCTGGAGGAGTACCCTTTTGACGGGATCGATTTGGACTGGGAGTATCCTTCTTACGGTGAAGCCGGTATCGCATCCAGTCGTGATGACAAAAGGAATTTCACCTTACTTCTCAAGACGATCCGGGAAACACTGGATGCCAAGGGCTCCGAGGATGGCCGTCATTATCTGCTCACCATTGCGGCAGGGGCTGATCAATACTACGTCGACGGTACAGAGATGGCTGAGGTGCAGCAGTACCTGGACTTTGTGCAGTTGATGACCTATGATATGCGCGGCGGTTTTCAGGTTCTGACCGGACATCATACGAATCTGTATACGCCAACCGGAGATCTGTTCCGAATTAGTACTGATGCTTCCGTGAACCTGTTCATCCGTGCTGGCGTTCCGAAGGAGAAGATCGTTATCGGCGCTGCGTTCTACTCACGGATCTGGACTGAGGTTCCTAACCGAAACCACGGTCTTCACCAAATGGCTGGTAGCACAGGCGGCTATGGTCCGGCATTTGCCGAACTGGAAGCGAAGTACATCAACAAGAATGGTTACGTCCGTTATTGGGATGAGGAAGCCTGTGCACCGTTTCTCTTTAATGGGTCGAGCCTAATATCTTATGATGATGAAGAATCGATTCAGTGCAAATGCGATTACGTGAAGGATCAGGGCCTGGCCGGCATTATGTTCTGGGAATACGGTTGTGATCCGACCCATCGTCTGCTGGGTGCAATACATCAAGGGCTTTAAGATGTTCCGGTAGGGAAATAGAAGAAGAGAGTTGGTTGCAAGGATCGGCTTGCCTATATGAGCCAAAAACATACAAAAACCTCCCCTAACCAAAAGGTTCTGGGAGGTTTCTATTTATTTTACGAATCCATCCATTATCCAAGACATTCTTCGTCGTCATCTTCCGGGGAATCGGAGGAGTCATTGGGACGGTGCATTTTGCGGTACTGCCCTGGGGTATAACCCGTCTCTTTCTTGAATTTACGGATGAAGTTCGGTGTGTCCAGATAACCGACGCGAGTGATAATATCTTTTAACGGGTCGGTCGTATGCAGCAGCAGTCGGATAACCTCATCCATCCGTTTCTGCCAGATATATTGGGTAAAGTTCATGCCGATCTTCTCTTTGAAGGAACGGCTGAAATACGATGAAGAGATCGTGAATTTCGATGAAATCGTACCCAGGCTGAGGTCATAATCGGAGTAATTGGCATCAATATAAGCAACGATTTCATCCATAAGGGAGCTTTCTTCCGTCTCGCTCTTCGCCTCGACATGAGCGCAGATTTCGGCGGCAAGTCCTGTCAATTTTTTCTCCAAATCCTCTAACGAGTCGTAGGAAGTGATCCTTGGAAGTTGATTAACCACGTGATGAATGCCAAGTTCCGAGGCCGTTTTGAGCATCGTATTCAGAATATCGAAGCAGATGCAGCGCAGCAATGGTACAGACGGCATTTCGGATTTCAGGGTATTCAACGCAGTTGATACCATCTGAACTGCCACATCGTAACTGCCCTGTTTTAAGCTTTGAACCAGCTTCAGCAGCACATCCTTAGGTACCCAGAAGGAAGAATCCTGTGCACCGGAACCGGAAAGGGCGTTAAAGAAGGTAGTGCTGCCCTGTCCGTGCAGCATGGATGCTTCCAGCGCGGTTGATGCCTCGATGTAGGATTGGTTCAGCTGCAATGGAGAACTATAGCTGTTACCGATCCCGATCGCGGGAGCGAGTCCGACGTGTTCTGCCACCATCAATTGTAGTGATTCAACAATAGACTCCATACGAGCATTCAAGCTGGATTCATGCCCGACCTCGGCATCAAATCCGACGATGAGGGCCACTTGGTCTGGCTGTGGAAGCTCCACGCCGTAAGCATAAGCAGACAACTCCGGCAGTTCCATATCGTTGATCAGCTGCATAACAGTACGCTGTTCGGGATAATCTCCGCGGGGAAGATCGTGCATTTCCAATCCCAAGGTCATAACAAAATAATGGGATCGGTTAAAGCGTATGCCGAGATTATCCGTAAACTCAGAAGGGAGCTCTCCGGTATGACCATGCTTCAGTAACATAAGCAGAATATGATTACGAGCGTAGGGCTCCTGAAGGTCCACGCGCTGGCTGTAATCATGCAGCGTTTTCTTGATCCATTCCAACTCGTTGCTGGTTGTGGAAGGTTCAGGATTATTTTTTAAACGAATGAACTCCATCAAGTCTGAAATCGGATGGTATTGTCTTCGGGCCAACAAAATGGCGAGGAAGGTGCCCATCACCACCATGAAGGAGAAAACAAGAACAACAAAGGTACGAATATGGACAATTCGGCTAAAAAATTGATTGCTTGGCATAGCGGTTACATAAGTCCAGCCCGCGTCTGATTTGACGGATACAACCGAATGTGGTTCTTGATTTAAGGAGAGGCTGTGTGTTCCCGGCTCAAGTTCAAACAGAGCTTTGACTTCCTGTTCGGTAATGGTCTCCCCCTTATAATTGGCGGCCAACACCTGCCCATAATTATCGAAAATATAAGTCATACCATGGTAGTCGCTGAGAATGGAATCAATCAATCCCGTCAGATTGGACTCGTGAATCAGGTACATGACAGTCCCGTGGGCGGGCGTATTGTTAGGTGCAATCGGTACAAGGTAGGCCAGCATGGAATTGGGTACTTTGGTTCCTTGAACGACTTGTTCGGCTGGTCGTATCGTGGGGAACTGAACGTTATTCAAATCCCGGATCATGTCCGTTTTGTTCCATGTATTAAATTTGTAGCGGCCCGTGAATACATCTAGGTTCTCAGAGCCCTGAGACGAGTAGATGCTATCATCTCCGCGGAAGAACAGGAATAGCTCATCGATAATGGAACTGGTGGCTTTGTATTTGACCAAGGCAGCAATTGATTCCCGGCTATAGTAGGGATGGTGAGTCCAATAACGGGTTAGCTGCTCATCATAGGCGATACGAAATGCGATGTCCTGTAATTCCTTCATGCGGTCATCAATGACCGTTTTTGCTTGGGTCAACTGATTGACATTGGTCTGTTCAATCTCTGAACGGAGCGTGTCCACAGCATTGTGATAAATAATAATAGTTAAAATAACAAGAGGTATAAGGAAAATGGAGATATAGGATAGTGTGTACTTAAGCAGAAGCTTGGACTTGAAGTGATTCCATTTCATATCTGCAACCTCCCGTTTTTCTTTAGAGCTGCAGCGATAGCGCTCTCATAAAGACAGTGAAGTATTACCATGATGCCGAGCCGCTGGGTGTTCCTACTAAAAATATTAGGAGAACTTCTCCAATAAATCAATGAATCTTTTCTAAGTTTCAGAGCAAACAGGAAGAAAGTCACATGAAAGAAGAGGAACTCGGTGAGAATAACAGGTGTAAAGCTATGGAAGGGCTTTTTTTATGAGAGGTTCATTTGCTTCTGTACATGAGGAATTATATCGATCCAAGGATCAGCAAACCTTGATTTTTCGGCCATGGAGTAGCATGATATAGACATTCATCCCAACATGAACTATGGAGGGCGAATTGTTGAGTAACGCCTATTTGAATTAGTTTAAAGCCAATTTTCTAATGAATGCGGGTTTAACGATAGCAATTATTTTACCCGGCAGTTCACAAAGGCGTATGGCATGTCTCCCAAAACGTACAGGCAATCTCTATAATAATCCGCTGTGGTGTGATGAACGAAAGAAGGAGGGGTGAGTATGAGAGAAACCTGTGTTCCAACTGGCGTAGCTCTAAAAGATACCGGCTTTGGATATACGCTGTCCTTGGTAAACGGTAAATATAAAATGGTTATTCTGTATTGGCTGTCTGAAAACAAGGTGATGCGACATAATGAATTGAAGCGAAGCATTGGTACCATTTCTCACAAAACATTGAGCGTCATGCTTAAGGAGCTGGAGGAACATGATCTGATTCTACGCAAAGAATATCCCCAAATTCCACCCAAAGTTGAATATTCATTGTCGGAACGAGGACAATCAATAATGCCACTGTTAGATATGATGTGTGATTGGGGAGAAGCCAATATGGTGTCTGCCCCGGGGTTAATGCAAGGCTAACGATCAGGTTGTGAGATTAAAAAATTAAAAAAAGCAGTATCTTCCTGAATCGGAGATACTGCTTTTTTGATCTGCTTGGAGTGAGTATTATAGGTTATCCATGAAACGTAAATAGTTTTGTGCGCTTTGTTCCAATTCATTTGCCGCAGGCTCGTGTTCTGCACCATAGAAGGCAAAGAATGGTCGATAATCGGCATCGCAGTAATAGAAGGTCGTCTCAAAAGGAGTTAGCAGTTGTTCAAGGGTATAGCGATATTTGCCCTCTTCCGTGTAATCCGCCTCTTTAATTCCGGCAGATACGGCCAAGGCGACTTTGCGTTGCTGCAATTTGTCGCCCTTGGAGCCGTAAGCCCAGCCATAAGTAAAAACTTCATCCAGCCATTGTTTAAGAAGGGGTGGGCTGCTGAACCAATAGAACGGAAATTGCAGGACCAGATGGTCATGAGCTTCAATAAGCTGCTGTTCTTGCTGCACATCAATACGTCCATCAGGGTAAACTTTATATAGTTCATGTATCGTATATTTTTCCGGATATTGTTGGAGTTCTTCTATCCATCGTTTGTTAATGACCGACGTTTCCAGGTTGGGATGTGCTACGATGACAAGTGTTTTCAAAATGAATTCTTCCTCCCTAAGCTATAATGTTTCTTGAGTATAAAGGGAGTATTGCCGAGATGTAAGTACGCACTTTTAGTACATGTACTTACCTCAAGGTAAGCACCCTTCCTGAAGAACATCTTGGCGAGATTGGGTGAAAGAAATGAATATAGCCGTCAGTTTCTCAACTGACGGCTGTTTTAATGCTTTGTTTTATGATGACAATGTCTATTCGTTGATCTATTCCTCTTGCACATTATAGAGTACACGCGCAAGCAGGTTCTGGCCGTAATTGCCGAAATTTTTACCGAAGATCGTCAATCCCCGTTTGTTCACTGGTCCGTCCGTTACAGCGATTCGAAAGTGGATATCGCTTTTGTAATCCAGGCCAATCTGGTCCAGAGTAACATCGGAGATGCGGCATCCATCAATATAGCTGCCCTCTTGGGTGATGCGGATCAGCTTCAGCATCCCGTATTGATTCAGATGTGGTGGCCACCAGTCTGGATTGAACGTACCTCGGGTATTGCCAAAATCTCCTGGACTCGTCCAACAGCCAATCTCGATGCCGTTGACGTAGAAATAAATATCCGAAGGGTAGTTATCGCAAAAACCTGGTGCTTCTGAACCCAATTCCATGGACAACTGGATTTCGCTGAACGTCTGGTTAGGCTTAAGGTAGTTGGGAATGCGATATTCCAGATAACCTTCGGCCAGCCAAATCATCTCCGCATCAATACGGAGCGGATCAGCAAAGTAACGCGGATCATCGAACTCACCGACGATGCTGTCTCGGGTGGCGAGACCACATGTAGGAGCTGCCTGATAATCGCTATAATGACCTACCTGAATTTCAACCTCGTATCGGTTAAAAATCTCCTGTGAACGCAGGTCTACCATTAGTTTTTCCTCATTGAGATAACAAATCTTCTGGATCCCATGTTTGCCAACCGCAGTATTGATCTCAATCAGGCCGCTTTCTTCCAATTTCTTAATATGCATTGTAATGGCGCCATTGCTGAGCCCCAGTTTGGTTGCGAGATCATTGAGGTTAAGACTCTGGTTCTTGGCAAGCAATTCAATAATCTGGATTCGGATTTCCGAACTGAGTGCCTTGAAAATATTAACGCCAGACATCAGATCTTTAATATAAATCATAGGTGGTTTTCCTTTCCACGTTCTGAACAAAGCCCTTCTGATCCAGGCTTCTGCACATTTATATGGTTTGTTTTAGATAATTATAAATGATTACCGGATGGAAGGGAAGGGCGAGAAAAGAAAGCCGAATCCCTTGTATACATAGCATGAATGAGCGTATTATTCATAAAATGTTGAATATTTACTTTAAAAAATAACTTAAATCATTTCATATATATTTGAAATATACCATTGAAATGTAATGTAACCGCTTTTATAATCCTAGTATACCTAAATTGATTTAATACTTCATGAACCAAATTAACTATTTGATCAGGAGAGGTGGAATTCGAATTGGAAAAGTTCAAAGGAATGACAGGATTCAGGAAGAAACGTTGGGCATTACCTGCACTGCTTGTACTTGTTTTGCTATTGGCGGGCCAGTCCAGGGCATTCGCGGCATTTTGGAATCTGACCGGAGATATTGCCGTCCACGATCCATCCATCATCAAAGAAGGCAGCTCATGGTATACCTTTTCAACCGGTGCTGGCATTCAGGTACTGAAATCGGATAACGGGTCCTCATGGTACCGCGTTCCGCAGATTTTTCTGAGCAAGCCATCCTGGTGGGCCTCTGCCGTTCCGGGACAGAGTGGTCTGGATGTATGGGCACCTGACGTTGAGCAGTATAACGGAAAAGTGTGGCTTTATTACTCTATCTCTACCTTTGGCTCCAACAGATCGGCGATCGGGCTTGCGTCTGCAACCAGCATTGGAGCAGGCCAGTGGAAGGATGAGGGGTTAGTGCTTCAAACCACAACCGCCAACGATTATAACGCTATTGATCCGAATCTGGTCATCGATGCTTCAGGCAACCCGTGGCTCGCTTTCGGTTCTTTCTGGAGCGGTCTGAAGATTGTGAAGCTCGACAAAACCACGATGAAACCGACTGGAAGCATCTCCTCCATTGCGGCGCGTCCGAATAATGGCGGGGCCATCGAAGCACCAAGTATTGTATACCGTAATGGTTATTATTACTTGTTTGCCTCGATTGATTCCTGCTGCCAGGGCGTGAATAGCACGTACAAAATGGTCTATGGACGTTCAACGAGTATTACAGGTCCGTATGTGGACAAAAACGGTGTGAACATGTTGAATGGCGGCGGAACCATATTGGATTCGGGGAATGCCAAGTGGAAAGGACCGGGTGGTCAGGATGTGTATAACGGTAATGTGATTGCGCGCCACGCTTACGATGCTGACGATAACGGCAATCCGAAATTACTAATCAACGACTTGCTGTGGGATTCCAGCGGATGGCCAACGTACTAATTTGTTTTAAATAAATATAAAATGTTTTAATAAAGTATTGACTAAAGTGATTTGGATTTGATAAATTTAACAACAGAAATCTTATTTCACCTAATTGAATACGGTTACAAATCCAGATCAGGAGGGGTTCAGATGGTAAAGAAAAAGAGTTTAGTCACACTTATGCTTCTAATGCTGGTAAGTGCACTCGTGTTTGCGGGTTGCGGAGGAAGCAGCGGTTCAAGCGGGGACAAGGAATTGACATTTATGTTCCGGGGCGGCACGGATGAACAGAAGGCATATCAAGCCGTTGTTAAGAAATTCGAAGAAGAGCATCCAGGTGTCAAAGTTAAAATTATCGTTACAGCTGCGGATCAATACGCAACCAAATTGAGAGCTGCCATTACAGGCAACAGTTTGCCGGACGTGTTCTATTTTAACCCTGGCGATATTAAAGCCTATGTGAACAGCAATGTGTTGATGAATCTGACACCTTACGTTGAAAATAATGCGGATGTAGATCTGAATAACATCTGGAAATATGGTTTGGACTTGTATCGCTATGATGGCAAAATGGCAGGTCAGGGCGATATCTACGGAATGCCGAAAGATCTGGGTCCGTTTGCACTCGGTTATAACAAGACATTATTTGAAAAAGAGGGCATCCCATTCCCTGATAAGGACAAGCCTTACACATGGGAAGAATTCATCAAGGTCAACCAACAAGCGACTAAGGATACGAATGGAGACGGTAAACCGGACGTATTTGGTACAGGCTTCAACGTACAATGGGCGCTTCAGTCCTTCGTATGGAGCAATGGTGCAGACTGGTTGGATGATAGCAAAACAAAGGTAACCATTGATGATCCGAAATTCGCGGAAGCACTGCAATTCTTTGCGGACATGCAAAATAAATACAAAATCACGCCTTCTATTGAGGAAGCGCAAACATTGGATACGTACCAACGCTGGATGAAAGGAGAAATGGCTTTCTTCCCAGTAGGTCCGTGGGATATGAGTACATTCGAGAAACTGCCTTTCGAATATGATTTGCTGCCTTTCCCTGCGGGCTCTACGGGTAAATCCGCAACGTGGATCGGTTCACTGGGTATCGGTGTATCGGCCAAAACGAAACATCCAGAAGAAGCCGCAGAGTTGGTGAATTATCTCACAGCTTCCAAAGAAGGCATGCAGCAGTTGGTTGATGCCAAAGTGCAAATTCCGAATCTTCTCGACATGGCTGACGAATGGGCCAAAGATACTTCAACGAAACCAGCCAATAAACAGGAATTCATTGATATCGTAGAAGATTATGGCCGTTCTCTTCCAGGGAACTACACGTACAATGCGGAATGGTATGACCTGTTCTTCACCGACATTCAGCCGGTATTAGATGGCAAAATTACAGCCGCAGATTATGTGAAACAGCAGCAGCCGAAAATGCAAAAGCTGTTAGACAAAGCAGTAGAACAAGAGAAGAAATCTCAGAAATAAGCAATTTATAAAATGCTGAAAAAATGTGGCTGGAAAGATTGAAACATAGGTTCTAGAGAGAATCAGCCTACGCCAAATGGATGAGTAGTAGATTCCGTTTTCAAAAAAAGCCGGTGCCAGCAGCCTGCTATTAACGCTGCTGGCATCATTTTTGGATTCCATACGGGCATGTTGCATGAATTGATCAAGCAGGCATCCATCGATTCATGCAACATGCTGATATTAGAAACAGGGGTGAGCGCAGTGATTACAAAATCTAGTTTGTATCGCAAAGAGAGGCTGTACGGATATTTGTTTATTTTGCCTCCGGTTCTTGGTTTGCTGATCTTTGTTCTGTTCCCTTTCCTTTATTCCTTGTACGGTTCGTTTACGGATTGGGATGGCTTGGGACAGATGAACTTTATTGGTTTAGCCAATTTTAAGGATTTGCTCACGGATGATTTGTTTTACAAAGCGATGTTCAACACCTTTTATTTGATGCTGGGTATCCCGATTGGTTTGTTACTCGCATTACTGCTGGCGATGGGTCTGAATCGTAAAATCCCCGGCACAACGACGTTCCGTGTAATCTATTATATTCCGGTCATTTCTTCCCTCGCAGCGGTGTCCATCATGTGGAACTGGGCGTACAACGGGGATTACGGATTAGTGAACCAATTCCTTGATCTATTCGGTATTGAAGGCCCTAACTGGCTCGCAAACAAAGATACAGTTAAACCGGCCCTGATTATTATGACGGTGTGGAAAGGTCTAGGTTATACGATGTTATTGTATCTGGCTGCACTGCAAAGTGTATCACGTACATATTACGAAGCGGCTGAGTTGGATGGAGCAAACGGGTTCCAGATCTTCCGCAACATCACCTGGCCAATGGTGAAGCCGGTTACCTTTTTCCTCGTTGTTACAAACATTATTGGTGGTTCCCAAATCTTCACCGAAATGAACATTATGACCCCTACGGGTGGTCCTGAATATTCATCCGCATCCATTGTCTTCTACATCTGGCAGAAAGCATTCAGCAACCTGCAAATGGGTTATGCCTCTGCGATGGCCATGATTCTTGGTATTTTCATTTTTGTCATTACCTTGGTGCAATTCAAAATGAACGAAAAATCAGCCTATGATGGGGATTAATGGTCTAGGAAAGGAGTGAACCGGAGATGTCTTACAGTCAAAAGAGGAAATTAACAAACTCTATCATTTTTATCGTTTTGGCGCTTGGTGCTATTGCGATGATTGCACCACTGATCTGGATGTTGTCCACTTCCGTGAAGGAGAAGCAGGATGTGTTCGCGCTTCCGCCCGTGTGGATACCTGAAGTGTTCCAATTCGGAAAGTATAAGGAAATTTGGGAAGCAGGTCCGTTACTCAGCGGGGTCAAAAACAGCTTGATCGTGGCGGTCAGTGTTACCGTTGTCGGGACGTTTACGTCAAGTATCGCTGCCTTTGCTTTTGCCAAATTGAGATTTCCGCATAAAAACAAACTGTTTCTAGCTTTGCTCGCATCGATGATGATTCCGTATCCGACAGTCATGATTCCGCAATTCATCATGTTCTCGAAGCTGGGCTGGGTGGACACACTGCTGCCACTTATTGTTCCAGGATTATTTGGTAACGTCGTCATGATCTTCTTCCTTCGTCAATACCTGCTTAGTGTGCCTGATGCCATTATTGAAGCAGCGAAAATTGATGGCAGC
This window of the Paenibacillus marchantiae genome carries:
- a CDS encoding glycoside hydrolase family 43 protein is translated as MTGFRKKRWALPALLVLVLLLAGQSRAFAAFWNLTGDIAVHDPSIIKEGSSWYTFSTGAGIQVLKSDNGSSWYRVPQIFLSKPSWWASAVPGQSGLDVWAPDVEQYNGKVWLYYSISTFGSNRSAIGLASATSIGAGQWKDEGLVLQTTTANDYNAIDPNLVIDASGNPWLAFGSFWSGLKIVKLDKTTMKPTGSISSIAARPNNGGAIEAPSIVYRNGYYYLFASIDSCCQGVNSTYKMVYGRSTSITGPYVDKNGVNMLNGGGTILDSGNAKWKGPGGQDVYNGNVIARHAYDADDNGNPKLLINDLLWDSSGWPTY
- a CDS encoding ABC transporter substrate-binding protein gives rise to the protein MVKKKSLVTLMLLMLVSALVFAGCGGSSGSSGDKELTFMFRGGTDEQKAYQAVVKKFEEEHPGVKVKIIVTAADQYATKLRAAITGNSLPDVFYFNPGDIKAYVNSNVLMNLTPYVENNADVDLNNIWKYGLDLYRYDGKMAGQGDIYGMPKDLGPFALGYNKTLFEKEGIPFPDKDKPYTWEEFIKVNQQATKDTNGDGKPDVFGTGFNVQWALQSFVWSNGADWLDDSKTKVTIDDPKFAEALQFFADMQNKYKITPSIEEAQTLDTYQRWMKGEMAFFPVGPWDMSTFEKLPFEYDLLPFPAGSTGKSATWIGSLGIGVSAKTKHPEEAAELVNYLTASKEGMQQLVDAKVQIPNLLDMADEWAKDTSTKPANKQEFIDIVEDYGRSLPGNYTYNAEWYDLFFTDIQPVLDGKITAADYVKQQQPKMQKLLDKAVEQEKKSQK
- a CDS encoding carbohydrate ABC transporter permease — its product is MITKSSLYRKERLYGYLFILPPVLGLLIFVLFPFLYSLYGSFTDWDGLGQMNFIGLANFKDLLTDDLFYKAMFNTFYLMLGIPIGLLLALLLAMGLNRKIPGTTTFRVIYYIPVISSLAAVSIMWNWAYNGDYGLVNQFLDLFGIEGPNWLANKDTVKPALIIMTVWKGLGYTMLLYLAALQSVSRTYYEAAELDGANGFQIFRNITWPMVKPVTFFLVVTNIIGGSQIFTEMNIMTPTGGPEYSSASIVFYIWQKAFSNLQMGYASAMAMILGIFIFVITLVQFKMNEKSAYDGD
- a CDS encoding carbohydrate ABC transporter permease, with product MSYSQKRKLTNSIIFIVLALGAIAMIAPLIWMLSTSVKEKQDVFALPPVWIPEVFQFGKYKEIWEAGPLLSGVKNSLIVAVSVTVVGTFTSSIAAFAFAKLRFPHKNKLFLALLASMMIPYPTVMIPQFIMFSKLGWVDTLLPLIVPGLFGNVVMIFFLRQYLLSVPDAIIEAAKIDGSSYFRLYSSITFPLIKPAIAAQLILWFMGIWNDYLAPIIYLNSPEKQTLQLVIANFNATYAIQTDYPLIMAASIVALLPVLIIFLIFQKQIIESVAISGVKG